From the genome of Oncorhynchus tshawytscha isolate Ot180627B linkage group LG31, Otsh_v2.0, whole genome shotgun sequence, one region includes:
- the LOC112239915 gene encoding MARCKS-related protein 1-B translates to MGSQASKGEVVGEAKAAAADASAVANTVSVKTNGQENGHVKSNGDVSATETAATNGSTDAAEEPEAGAGGDAIEPAPAADKDAAKPVGEAATKDTPKKKKKFSLKKSFNFKGLKLKKTKKEEVVKEEAAAPAEEKPAENGAAVASEEKKEEVVKEEAAAPATEAPKAEEVQAKAEEVKEAPKEEVKVEVKEAAAAAPAPEPTKPTEETSSTPTAAAPSQQKAE, encoded by the exons ATGGGTTCCCAAGCGTCCAAAGGAGAGGTAGTCGGGGAGGCGAAAGCTGCTGCCGCTGACGCGTCTGCCGTCGCGAATACGGTTTCCGTCAAAACGAACGGACAG GAGAATGGCCATGTCAAGTCCAACGGTGACGTCTCTGCCACAGAGACGGCCGCCACCAACGGTTCCACTGACGCCGCCGAGGAGCCCGAGGCTGGCGCAGGAGGGGACGCCATCGAGCCTGCGCCAGCCGCCGACAAGGATGCTGCCAAACCGGTAGGTGAGGCCGCCACCAAGGACACCCCCAAGAAAAAGAAGAAGTTCTCCCTGAAGAAATCATTCAACTTCAAGGGCCTGAAACTGAAGAAGACCAAGAAAGAGGAGGTGGTGAAGGAGGAGGCTGCCGCTCCCGCTGAGGAGAAACCAGCTGAGAACGGAGCCGCTGTGGCTtcggaggagaagaaagaggaggtggtgaaggaggaggctgctgctcctgctacagAAGCCCCGAAGGCAGAGGAGGTACAGGCTAAAGCtgaggaggtgaaggaggctcCTAAGGAGGAGGTGAAGGTGGAGGTGAAGGAGGCGGCTGCCGCTGCTCCTGCCCCAGAGCCCACCAAACCAACAGAGGAGACCAGCTCGACCCCCACGGCAGCAGCTCCCTCCCAACAGAAAGCAGAGTGA